A single window of Apium graveolens cultivar Ventura unplaced genomic scaffold, ASM990537v1 ctg6945, whole genome shotgun sequence DNA harbors:
- the LOC141703661 gene encoding uncharacterized protein LOC141703661 isoform X2, whose protein sequence is MDAKLKLKLLENRRRVEEEYRQNRVHYRLRQKAGSSGNKMNAPDMGKKRKVDDAPISSAPPAPGKKRKVDDAPTSKPGTSLCNKYGRHIAFLFEFASGYALFDAHGMYEYPGFSTTFKIAEKYLNNNPFTLRAFYPFSSLRDALHQMKAICNSNVTKELKSFLVDNIPQPRSDYQIAVANALLGRNICLATGIFVIVGQIIDQVMRGLRAKIDKFIDLEPGDLRMAQLNLARSYRWQSCACKESSIVQRNFHTGFANKVVVVPHKFKGLFIAKGLGKKNFICTKNLVPGKVLHGDKLISVQKDDGTEVEYRLWNPHMSKLAAAILGGLTNIWIKPGSHVLYLGDVCGITVLQLSDLVGSDGMVYVIGLSDVVANTVEERSNVVTFPENFCFRKDMVSRDYRMVNGMDYRMVVGMVDVILGDIVYPDPSLQVNYIARYALLHLKTGGHYLICTRAKNINFTSQVKDPFADHDKLPFSVRIEFKTNEIVTLEPIGRGHAVAVGGYRMG, encoded by the exons ATGAATGCTCCTGATATGGGAAAAAAGAGAAAAGTTGATGATGCACCAATATCTAGTGCTCCTCCTGCTCCGGGGAAAAAGAGAAAAGTAGATGATGCACCAACATCTAAACCAGGGACTTCCTTGTGCAATAAG TATGGCCGCCATATTGCTTTTCTTTTTGAATTTGCCTCGGGATATGCTCTTTTTGATGCTCATGGAATGTATGAATATCCTGGATTTAGCACCACATTCAAAATAGCTGAGAAGTACCTCAATAACAACCCATTCACGCTCAGAGCTTTTTATCCCTTTTCATCTCTCCGTGACGCTCTCCATCAAATGAAGGCTATATGCAATT CCAATGTGACCAAGGAGCTGAAAAGTTTTTTAGTGGATAATATTCCACAACCAAGATCTGATTATCAAATTGCAGTTGCAAATGCACTGTTGGGACGTAATATATGTTTAGCAACAGGGATATTTGTGATAGTTGGTCAAATAATCGATCAGGTTATGCGTGGTTTGCGGGCAAAAATTGACAAATTCATCGACTTGGAG CCCGGAGACTTGAGAATGGCTCAACTGAATTTGGCACGCAGTTATCGTTGGCAAAGTTGTGCGTGCAAAGAAAGTTCCATAGTGCAAAGAAATTTTCACACTGGTTTTGCAAACAAAGTTGTGGTTGTCCCACATAAATTTAAAGGACTTTTCATCGCCAAGGGTTTGGGTAAAAAGAATTTTATCTGTACTAAAAATTTAGTACCTGGTAAAGTTCTTCACGGTGACAAATTAATATCTGTTCAG AAGGATGATGGAACTGAAGTTGAGTACAGATTATGGAATCCGCATATGTCAAAGTTGGCGGCTGCTATACTGGGCGGTCTTACTAATATATGGATC AAACCCGGGTCTCACGTTTTATACCTGGGAGATGTATGTGGAATTACAGTTTTACAATTATCCGATCTTGTTGGCTCG GATGGAATGGTGTATGTAATTGGGTTGTCAGATGTTGTTGCAAACACGGTGGAGGAGAGGTCGAATGTTGTTACATTTCCAGAAAATTTTTGTTTCCGTAAGGACATGGTTAGTAGAGATTATCGCATGGTTAATGGTATGGATTACCGCATGGTTGTTGGCATGGTGGATGTCATCCTTGGTGATATCGTTTATCCAGATCCCTCTTTGCAG GTGAATTATATAGCTAGGTATGCTCTATTACATCTTAAAACCGGCGGTCATTACTTGATCTGCACACGG GCAAAAAACATCAATTTCACTAGCCAAGTTAAAGATCCGTTTGCTGACCACGACAAACTTCCCTTCAGCGTGAGGATAGAGTTCAAGACCAACGAAATTGTCACGTTAGAACCAATAGGGAGGGGGCATGCCGTCGCTGTTGGCGGTTACCGCATG GGTTAA
- the LOC141703661 gene encoding uncharacterized protein LOC141703661 isoform X1, with protein MDAKLKLKLLENRRRVEEEYRQNRVHYRLRQKAGSSGNKMNAPDMGKKRKVDDAPISSAPPAPGKKRKVDDAPTSKPGTSLCNKYGRHIAFLFEFASGYALFDAHGMYEYPGFSTTFKIAEKYLNNNPFTLRAFYPFSSLRDALHQMKAICNSNVTKELKSFLVDNIPQPRSDYQIAVANALLGRNICLATGIFVIVGQIIDQVMRGLRAKIDKFIDLEPGDLRMAQLNLARSYRWQSCACKESSIVQRNFHTGFANKVVVVPHKFKGLFIAKGLGKKNFICTKNLVPGKVLHGDKLISVQKDDGTEVEYRLWNPHMSKLAAAILGGLTNIWIKPGSHVLYLGDVCGITVLQLSDLVGSDGMVYVIGLSDVVANTVEERSNVVTFPENFCFRKDMVSRDYRMVNGMDYRMVVGMVDVILGDIVYPDPSLQVNYIARYALLHLKTGGHYLICTRAKNINFTSQVKDPFADHDKLPFSVRIEFKTNEIVTLEPIGRGHAVAVGGYRMVQ; from the exons ATGAATGCTCCTGATATGGGAAAAAAGAGAAAAGTTGATGATGCACCAATATCTAGTGCTCCTCCTGCTCCGGGGAAAAAGAGAAAAGTAGATGATGCACCAACATCTAAACCAGGGACTTCCTTGTGCAATAAG TATGGCCGCCATATTGCTTTTCTTTTTGAATTTGCCTCGGGATATGCTCTTTTTGATGCTCATGGAATGTATGAATATCCTGGATTTAGCACCACATTCAAAATAGCTGAGAAGTACCTCAATAACAACCCATTCACGCTCAGAGCTTTTTATCCCTTTTCATCTCTCCGTGACGCTCTCCATCAAATGAAGGCTATATGCAATT CCAATGTGACCAAGGAGCTGAAAAGTTTTTTAGTGGATAATATTCCACAACCAAGATCTGATTATCAAATTGCAGTTGCAAATGCACTGTTGGGACGTAATATATGTTTAGCAACAGGGATATTTGTGATAGTTGGTCAAATAATCGATCAGGTTATGCGTGGTTTGCGGGCAAAAATTGACAAATTCATCGACTTGGAG CCCGGAGACTTGAGAATGGCTCAACTGAATTTGGCACGCAGTTATCGTTGGCAAAGTTGTGCGTGCAAAGAAAGTTCCATAGTGCAAAGAAATTTTCACACTGGTTTTGCAAACAAAGTTGTGGTTGTCCCACATAAATTTAAAGGACTTTTCATCGCCAAGGGTTTGGGTAAAAAGAATTTTATCTGTACTAAAAATTTAGTACCTGGTAAAGTTCTTCACGGTGACAAATTAATATCTGTTCAG AAGGATGATGGAACTGAAGTTGAGTACAGATTATGGAATCCGCATATGTCAAAGTTGGCGGCTGCTATACTGGGCGGTCTTACTAATATATGGATC AAACCCGGGTCTCACGTTTTATACCTGGGAGATGTATGTGGAATTACAGTTTTACAATTATCCGATCTTGTTGGCTCG GATGGAATGGTGTATGTAATTGGGTTGTCAGATGTTGTTGCAAACACGGTGGAGGAGAGGTCGAATGTTGTTACATTTCCAGAAAATTTTTGTTTCCGTAAGGACATGGTTAGTAGAGATTATCGCATGGTTAATGGTATGGATTACCGCATGGTTGTTGGCATGGTGGATGTCATCCTTGGTGATATCGTTTATCCAGATCCCTCTTTGCAG GTGAATTATATAGCTAGGTATGCTCTATTACATCTTAAAACCGGCGGTCATTACTTGATCTGCACACGG GCAAAAAACATCAATTTCACTAGCCAAGTTAAAGATCCGTTTGCTGACCACGACAAACTTCCCTTCAGCGTGAGGATAGAGTTCAAGACCAACGAAATTGTCACGTTAGAACCAATAGGGAGGGGGCATGCCGTCGCTGTTGGCGGTTACCGCATGGTACAGTAA
- the LOC141703661 gene encoding uncharacterized protein LOC141703661 isoform X3 produces the protein MDAKLKLKLLENRRRVEEEYRQNRVHYRLRQKAGSSGNKMNAPDMGKKRKVDDAPISSAPPAPGKKRKVDDAPTSKPGTSLCNKYGRHIAFLFEFASGYALFDAHGMYEYPGFSTTFKIAEKYLNNNPFTLRAFYPFSSLRDALHQMKAICNSNVTKELKSFLVDNIPQPRSDYQIAVANALLGRNICLATGIFVIVGQIIDQVMRGLRAKIDKFIDLEPGDLRMAQLNLARSYRWQSCACKESSIVQRNFHTGFANKVVVVPHKFKGLFIAKGLGKKNFICTKNLVPGKVLHGDKLISVQKDDGTEVEYRLWNPHMSKLAAAILGGLTNIWIKPGSHVLYLGDVCGITVLQLSDLVGSVNYIARYALLHLKTGGHYLICTRAKNINFTSQVKDPFADHDKLPFSVRIEFKTNEIVTLEPIGRGHAVAVGGYRMVQ, from the exons ATGAATGCTCCTGATATGGGAAAAAAGAGAAAAGTTGATGATGCACCAATATCTAGTGCTCCTCCTGCTCCGGGGAAAAAGAGAAAAGTAGATGATGCACCAACATCTAAACCAGGGACTTCCTTGTGCAATAAG TATGGCCGCCATATTGCTTTTCTTTTTGAATTTGCCTCGGGATATGCTCTTTTTGATGCTCATGGAATGTATGAATATCCTGGATTTAGCACCACATTCAAAATAGCTGAGAAGTACCTCAATAACAACCCATTCACGCTCAGAGCTTTTTATCCCTTTTCATCTCTCCGTGACGCTCTCCATCAAATGAAGGCTATATGCAATT CCAATGTGACCAAGGAGCTGAAAAGTTTTTTAGTGGATAATATTCCACAACCAAGATCTGATTATCAAATTGCAGTTGCAAATGCACTGTTGGGACGTAATATATGTTTAGCAACAGGGATATTTGTGATAGTTGGTCAAATAATCGATCAGGTTATGCGTGGTTTGCGGGCAAAAATTGACAAATTCATCGACTTGGAG CCCGGAGACTTGAGAATGGCTCAACTGAATTTGGCACGCAGTTATCGTTGGCAAAGTTGTGCGTGCAAAGAAAGTTCCATAGTGCAAAGAAATTTTCACACTGGTTTTGCAAACAAAGTTGTGGTTGTCCCACATAAATTTAAAGGACTTTTCATCGCCAAGGGTTTGGGTAAAAAGAATTTTATCTGTACTAAAAATTTAGTACCTGGTAAAGTTCTTCACGGTGACAAATTAATATCTGTTCAG AAGGATGATGGAACTGAAGTTGAGTACAGATTATGGAATCCGCATATGTCAAAGTTGGCGGCTGCTATACTGGGCGGTCTTACTAATATATGGATC AAACCCGGGTCTCACGTTTTATACCTGGGAGATGTATGTGGAATTACAGTTTTACAATTATCCGATCTTGTTGGCTCG GTGAATTATATAGCTAGGTATGCTCTATTACATCTTAAAACCGGCGGTCATTACTTGATCTGCACACGG GCAAAAAACATCAATTTCACTAGCCAAGTTAAAGATCCGTTTGCTGACCACGACAAACTTCCCTTCAGCGTGAGGATAGAGTTCAAGACCAACGAAATTGTCACGTTAGAACCAATAGGGAGGGGGCATGCCGTCGCTGTTGGCGGTTACCGCATGGTACAGTAA